From Clostridium sp. SY8519:
TTACCGGCTGTCAGAACAACTGCCTGAAGGCAGAGGAAAATGACGTGGGAATCAAAGGCGGAGAGACCGTTACCTGGGAAAAGGACAGCTGCATTTTCTGCGGCGTCTGTGAAAAGGCATGCCGGGAAGGAGCCATCCGGGTAACAGAGACCGAAGTCCTTCTGGACGAATCCAAATGCAACCACTGCGGCCGCTGCGTCCGGTCCTGTCCCACAGATGCGTGGAAGGGAGAAGGCGGGTATATCCTGTCTTTCGGCGGCACCTTCGGCAATAGTATCAAAAAGGGCAGGGAGCTTCTGCCGATTGTACATGGGGAAGACACCCTGTTCCGCATTACAGACACAGCGATTGAATTCTTCGCGCAGAATGCAAAACCCAGCGAACGGTTCGCCAAATGCCTGGAGCGGGTCGGATGGGATTCCTTTCAGGAGAAAATCAAGGAGGCATATCATGGCTGATTATAAAATAGACGATACGGTGGATATCACGGATGTGGTTTGTCCCGTGACCTTTGTGAAGGCAAAGGTTGCCCTGGAAGAGCTGGATGAGGGACAGATCCTTTCCATCCATATGAATGACGGCGAGCCGGTGCAGAATGTACCCCGCAGCATCAAGGAAGAGGGACACAGGATCCTGAAATTAACAAACAACGAAGACGGTACCTATGATCTGATTGTTGAGAAAGTGGGTGAGTAGCGATGGCAGTACGGCTCACAGAGGAAGAATTTGACGCGTTCCTTCAGAAACAGGAAAAACAGGTACTGGTTGATTTCTACAAGGACGGCTGCGTGCCCTGCCGGCGGGTTGCGCCCCTGATCAGCCGGGCAGAGGAAGTCCATGGAGAGGATACGGTATTTGCCCGTGTGAATCTGGGACAGAATACGGGCCTGGCAAAAAAATACGGGATCCAGGCGGCACCGACACTGATTCTCTTTTCGGAAGGAGAGGAGAAAGGCCGGCACAGAGGCGTGATCACCGAAGAGGAACTGGATCAGCTGCTGGCACAGTAGCCCGAAAACACAGACAGGCAGAGGCTCTGCCGGATATATAGAAGGAGAACAAGATGAAACTGATCGTAGCAGGCAGCAAGAAGGACTATGACGAGGGACTGACCGTACGGGGACTGATCGAGGCAGAGGATGTGGACAATCCGCTGTACGTATCCGTGACGGTAAATGATGAATTTGTAAAAAGCGAGGAATTTGACAGCTTTAAGCTGAAGGACGGCGATGAAGTGGAATTCCTGTATTTCATGGGAGGCGGCCGCTGATGGGATTTACAAATGAACAGCTGGAACGCTATTCCAGACATATTATTCTGCAGGAGGTAGGCGTCAAAGGCCAGAAGAAACTCTTAAACGGGTCGGTGCTGATCATCGGCGCCGGCGGACTGGGCGCTCCTGCCGCTCTTTATCTGGCAGCTGCCGGTGTGGGCAAAATCGGTATCGCGGATGCGGATGAGGTGGATCTGTCCAATCTTCAGCGTCAGGTCATTCATACCACCGCGGATATCGGCAAACCGAAAGTGGAATCCGCCAAAGAAACCATGCAGGCCATCAATCCGGATGTGGAAGTGGTGACCTACCATGATTTCATCGCTTCCGACAATATCATGGAGATCATCAAAGATTATGACTTCATCCTGGACGGTACCGATAACTTCCCGGCGAAATTCCTGATCAACGATGCCTGCGTCATGGCTGGAAAACCCTTCTGCCATGCGGGAATCATTCGTTTTAAAGGTCAGCTGATGACGTATGTGCCGGGCGAAGGCCCCTGCTACCGCTGCGTATTCAAGAATCCGCCGCCGGCAGATGCGGTGCCCACCTGCAAACAGGCCGGCGTCATCGGCGCCATGGCCGGCGTCATCGGATGCCTGCAGGCGATGGAAGCCATCAAATATCTGACCGGAGCGGGAGAACTGCTGACCGGCAAACTGCTGACTTATGATGCGCTGACCAATAACATCCGTACCATCCGTCTGCCGAAAGACCCTGACTGCGGGATCTGCAGCGATCATCCCACCATTACAGAGCTGATTGACTACGAGCAGACGGAATGCGATGGAATTTAAGGGTCCGGCGATACAGAAACAGACACGAAACAAGCGTCAGAGCATCGGCTCCGGCGCTTTTTCCGTACAGAAAGAGGAGCATATGAAAATACTGTTGCCATATGGAGAATACAGAAAACTGCTGAAACGGGCCGCGGCCTGTTATCCGGAAGAAGCCTGCGGGCTTCTGGGCGGCCGGATCGACAGCGAAGGAAATAAACGGGTGGAACAGGTGTACCTGCTGACCAATACGGAGCACAGCCGGATTCATTTTACCCTGGATCCCAAGGAGCAGCTGGCGGCGGTCAAAGACATGCGGGCACAGGGATGGACCCTGCTGGGCAACTGGCACAGCCATCCGGATACGCCGTCCCGCCCCAGCGCGGAAGACCGGCGACTTGCATATGACAGCAGGGCCAGTTATATGATACTATCATTAAAAGACAAGGAACCGGTGCTTCGATCCTTTCACATCGAAAACCGAGATGCGGTGACGGCGGAAGAACTGGTAATCACCGGAACAGACGCAGAAGCCGCGGTTCCCTTTCAGAAGGAAGCAGAGTAGAAAAGAGGATTGCATATGTTAGACCTGATCATTATCGGAGCCGGCGCAGCCGGCCTCTCAGCTGCGATATATGCCGCACGGGGCGGACTGGATTTCCTGGTGCTGGAGCAGGACGGCTGGGGCGGCGGACAGATTACTTCCGCCAATGAGGTGGAAAATTACCCGGGTACCGGACGGATTGCGGGCGGGGATCTGGGCGAACAGTTTAAAACCCAGGCAGAAGAACTGGGCGCGAAGATTCAGATGGGAATCGTGGAGTCCATACGGAGACAGGAGGACCATTTTGAGGTCCTTCTGCACAAAGGGGATTCGCTGCAGGCAAAGACGGTGATTGCCGCGACCGGCGCGGTGCCCCGGAAGCTTGGAATCCCCGGGGAAGGGGAACTGCTGGGCAGAGGGGTGTCCTACTGCGCGGTGTGTGACGGCGCGTTCTTCGCGGACCAGGATGTGGCAGTTATCGGCGGCGGCGACACTGCGGTGGAAGATGCCCTGTTTCTGGCGGGATTCTGCCGCAGCGTCACACTGATTCACCGCAGGGAAGGGTTCCGCGCTCCCGGAAAACGCACTGACGCGCTGCGGGCGGAGGAAAAGATTACCCTTCGGTTAAACCAGACGCCGGAAGCCATTCTGGGAGATTCCTTGGTGGAAGGAATCCGGGTGAAGCGCAGGGACGGCACCACGGAAGATCTTCCGGTCCAGGCAGTATTTGTGGCAGTGGGAACCCTCCCGGTGACGGATTATCTGGCCGGTCTGCCGCTTTCGGTGGAAGAAGGCTATGTGACTGCCGGAGAGTCCGGAGCCACAGAAGTGCCCGGTCTGTTTGTGGCCGGAGACATCCGAAGGAAACGTCTGCGCCAGGTGGTTACCGCTGCGGCAGATGGAGCCAACGCAGCCACGGCAGCCATGGATTACCTGCAGGGAGATCCGGCGGCAGTCCGCTGAAACAGACCGTAGACAAACCAATGATAAGTGCAGTATGATAAGAAGAAACAGCAGGGAAAGAAACAGTTATGTGTGAAATATTCGGCGTCTGCCTGAAGGATCAGGCAGAGATCAACCGCTATCTGAAGCTGTTCTACCGTCATGCCAATGAACATCCGAACGGATGGGGACTGGCGGTGATGAACGGCAGCGAAGTCAATATAGAAAAAGAACCGGAAAACGCGCTGAAAAGCGATTATCTGCACTACCGGCTGCAGGAGTCCCTGGTGGTGAAAAGCGCCTTTGCCCATATCCGTTACGCCACTGTCGGCCATGTGGAATATTCCAACTGTCATCCGTTTTCTGAAAAAGACGCCTGGGGCAATACCTGGACCCTGGTGCACAACGGGACGGTTTTTGACTATCCGGACCTGGACCGCTACTTCTATGTACAGCGGGGAAGCGCCGACAGTGAGCGGATCCTTCTGGGCATGGTCGACAGAATCAACCATCTCGGGGAAACCATGGGCCGGGAGCCGAAGCCGGAAGAGCGCTTCGCGTCGCTGGATCAGTGGATCGGGGATCTGGCAGAGGGAAACAAGATCAACCTCATGTTCAGTGACGGCACCTATTACTATGCCCACTGCAATTATCCCCATACGCTGCACTGCCTCAGACGGCGGGAAGGGCTTTATTTTTCCACCCTCCCGCTGACGAAGGAGCCCTGGGAAGAAGTGCCTTTTACCCGGCTTCTGGTTTACCGGGAGGGGAACAAAGTATACGAAGGCAAGTCCCACGGACATGTATACCAGGATACGGAAGAAAACACCCGTTATCTGTTCCTGCCCTACGCAGAGCTTTAACACCGGATAGGAGGTGGCAGAATGCTGCACATTGAAGAACAGGCAGTCCGGAATCTGCTTTTTCAGGGCCGTTTCGGGTTGGAGGAAGAAAGTCTCCGGGTCACAACAGAAGGCTATATGGCCCAGACGGAGCATCCGTTTCCGGATGACCCGTATATTGTCAAGGATTTCAGCGAGAATCAGACAGAGATCAACACTCCGGTGGCGGACAGCGCGCAGGAGGCAGTGCATCTGCTCAACAGCAATTATGAGCGGATTCAGCAGAAGCTGCGCGGCATGCCGGAGCGGGAGCTGCTCTGGCCCTTTTCCAATCCGCCTTATATCCGGCGGGATTCGGATATCCCCATCGCGATTTTCCGCGGCGGGGATGGAGAAGGCACAAAATACCGGGAATACCTGGCCGAGCGTTACGGCAAGTATAAGATGACATTCTCCGGGATCCATGTGAACTACTCCTTTTCCCGGGAACTTCTGCAGGTCAGCTATGAGATCGCCGGAAAGAAGGGGCAGCTGCCGGCAGCGGTTCATTCCTTTCAGGACTATGTGAATCAGTTCTACCTGGAGCTGGCGGAAAAGGCCGCCGCCTTCGGCTGGCTTCTGGTGGCGCTTACGGCTGCCAGCCCGATCATGGACAGCTCCTATTTTGAGCGGGGGCGTTTCGGCGTGGACCAGTTTGTGGGCATGGCCTCGGTACGGTGCAGCGAGCTGGGATATTGGAATTCCTTTACACCCTATTTCTGTTATGACAGTCTGGAAGCGTATACCGGCAGTATCCGCCAGTTTGTAAACAGCGGCCTGCTGGCGGCAGCCCGTGAACTGTATTATCCGATCCGCCTGAAACCGCCGGGTAAGTACAGCCTGGAAGGGCTGCAGGAAAAAGGCGTAGACCATATCGAACTGCGGATGTTTGACCTGAATCCCTTTGTATACGGCGGCGTCGACTGCCGGGATGTGGAATTTGCCCAGCTGTTTCTGATCTGGCTGGCAGCGAAAGAGAGGATTCCGCTGAATATGCGGGAACAGGTGGAAGCCGCGCAGAATTTCAAAAACGCGGCCCATTATGATCTGAAAACAGTAAAAATCACCTGGATGGATGGCAGACTGCGGTCTGTGGCAAGTGCAGGACTGGCACTGCTGGAGGAGATGCAGGCATTTTACGCGGAGTCCGATGGCCACATCCGGGAAATCCTGGCATTCCAGAAGAGCAAATTCGAAAACGCGGACAACCGCTACGCCTGGCGGTTCCGCAGGGAATACGGCGAATATTTCGTGGCCCAGGGGCTGAAATTCGCGGAATGCCTGCAGCAGAAAGCCTGTGAAAAAGCCGGCACGGCGGATACCGCAGGCGCAGAAGCAGCCGGCGGACAGACAGGGAGGCAGAGATGAAAAAAAAGTATATTGCCATGGGCAGAGAGTTCGGCAGCGGCGGGAGAACCATCGGAAAAGCGGTGGCACAGCGTCTGGGCCTGAAATACTACGACGAGGAACTGCTGCATAAAATCGCGGATTATGCCTCTTATGAGGTGGAATTCGTCCGTCAGATGGATGACACGTATTCGCCGGGGCGAAATCGTCTGTCTTATTATCTTGCCGGCAGGGACAGCCGCGGACAGTCTGTGAATGATTATCTGTTCCAGGCGGAATGTAAAGCCATCCGGGAAATCGCCTCCGGCCAGCCGAGCCTGATCGTGGGACGCTGCTCGGATTATCTGCTGGGAGACCGGGAGGATGTGCTGACCGTCTTTATTCATGCGGATAAAGACTGGAGAGCCGCCCGGATCCTGGAGCAGTATGGAGAGACCAGGACACCCATCATGAAGAGAATTCAGGAAAAAGACACCAGACGCCGGGCAAATTACAACTATCATACCGGCAGGGAATGGGGAAACGTATCCAATTACGACCTGTGCCTGAATTCCAGCCGCCTGGGAATTGAGACCTGCGTCGATGTGATCTGCCGGGTGTTTCAGGAAACCGAAGAGCAGTAAAGCAGGACCGGTAACACCGGTGAAACAGGTGGCAGGCCGCAAATTAGTTGTTGACAATAACAGTTAGTCGTATTAAACTATAGAGGAGAACAGAGCAGACACAAGTGCGTTTTTGAAAATCAGGCATCCGGCGAATGCGTACCGGGTCAGTTGGATTCCCTGCAGGCCTGCAGGGAGAACACTATGCAGACGGAATCGCGGATGACTTTTTTTCTGACTATGAGTTAAACTATACTAACTGAGAGGAGAAGACAATGAGTGTGGTAATCATCGGCGGAAATGAACGAATGGAACGCGAGTACAAGAATATGTGCAGAGACTACGGCTGTCGGGCAAAAGTCTTCTGCAAGTGCAGAGGCAGTCTGGAAAGCCGGATCGG
This genomic window contains:
- a CDS encoding 4Fe-4S binding protein; this encodes MAVDYGALKAGGFMRQKQKDTFSMRLKVVGGTVTTEQLEAIVAAANKYADGYVHLTARQGIEIPFVKLEDIEDIKKDLEAGGVPTSVCGPRVRTVTACQGGKCCASGCFDTYELAKKIDARYFGRELPHKFKFGITGCQNNCLKAEENDVGIKGGETVTWEKDSCIFCGVCEKACREGAIRVTETEVLLDESKCNHCGRCVRSCPTDAWKGEGGYILSFGGTFGNSIKKGRELLPIVHGEDTLFRITDTAIEFFAQNAKPSERFAKCLERVGWDSFQEKIKEAYHG
- a CDS encoding sulfurtransferase TusA family protein → MADYKIDDTVDITDVVCPVTFVKAKVALEELDEGQILSIHMNDGEPVQNVPRSIKEEGHRILKLTNNEDGTYDLIVEKVGE
- a CDS encoding thioredoxin domain-containing protein; the protein is MAVRLTEEEFDAFLQKQEKQVLVDFYKDGCVPCRRVAPLISRAEEVHGEDTVFARVNLGQNTGLAKKYGIQAAPTLILFSEGEEKGRHRGVITEEELDQLLAQ
- the thiS gene encoding sulfur carrier protein ThiS, with protein sequence MKLIVAGSKKDYDEGLTVRGLIEAEDVDNPLYVSVTVNDEFVKSEEFDSFKLKDGDEVEFLYFMGGGR
- the moeB gene encoding molybdopterin-synthase adenylyltransferase MoeB yields the protein MGFTNEQLERYSRHIILQEVGVKGQKKLLNGSVLIIGAGGLGAPAALYLAAAGVGKIGIADADEVDLSNLQRQVIHTTADIGKPKVESAKETMQAINPDVEVVTYHDFIASDNIMEIIKDYDFILDGTDNFPAKFLINDACVMAGKPFCHAGIIRFKGQLMTYVPGEGPCYRCVFKNPPPADAVPTCKQAGVIGAMAGVIGCLQAMEAIKYLTGAGELLTGKLLTYDALTNNIRTIRLPKDPDCGICSDHPTITELIDYEQTECDGI
- a CDS encoding M67 family metallopeptidase; this encodes MKILLPYGEYRKLLKRAAACYPEEACGLLGGRIDSEGNKRVEQVYLLTNTEHSRIHFTLDPKEQLAAVKDMRAQGWTLLGNWHSHPDTPSRPSAEDRRLAYDSRASYMILSLKDKEPVLRSFHIENRDAVTAEELVITGTDAEAAVPFQKEAE
- a CDS encoding FAD-dependent oxidoreductase, with amino-acid sequence MLDLIIIGAGAAGLSAAIYAARGGLDFLVLEQDGWGGGQITSANEVENYPGTGRIAGGDLGEQFKTQAEELGAKIQMGIVESIRRQEDHFEVLLHKGDSLQAKTVIAATGAVPRKLGIPGEGELLGRGVSYCAVCDGAFFADQDVAVIGGGDTAVEDALFLAGFCRSVTLIHRREGFRAPGKRTDALRAEEKITLRLNQTPEAILGDSLVEGIRVKRRDGTTEDLPVQAVFVAVGTLPVTDYLAGLPLSVEEGYVTAGESGATEVPGLFVAGDIRRKRLRQVVTAAADGANAATAAMDYLQGDPAAVR
- a CDS encoding class II glutamine amidotransferase; this encodes MCEIFGVCLKDQAEINRYLKLFYRHANEHPNGWGLAVMNGSEVNIEKEPENALKSDYLHYRLQESLVVKSAFAHIRYATVGHVEYSNCHPFSEKDAWGNTWTLVHNGTVFDYPDLDRYFYVQRGSADSERILLGMVDRINHLGETMGREPKPEERFASLDQWIGDLAEGNKINLMFSDGTYYYAHCNYPHTLHCLRRREGLYFSTLPLTKEPWEEVPFTRLLVYREGNKVYEGKSHGHVYQDTEENTRYLFLPYAEL
- a CDS encoding cytidylate kinase family protein; this encodes MKKKYIAMGREFGSGGRTIGKAVAQRLGLKYYDEELLHKIADYASYEVEFVRQMDDTYSPGRNRLSYYLAGRDSRGQSVNDYLFQAECKAIREIASGQPSLIVGRCSDYLLGDREDVLTVFIHADKDWRAARILEQYGETRTPIMKRIQEKDTRRRANYNYHTGREWGNVSNYDLCLNSSRLGIETCVDVICRVFQETEEQ